Genomic DNA from Gammaproteobacteria bacterium:
TTGCCACGCGCTTGCTGTCAATCGCCGCATTGTTGTCGTCCCCCAGCTTGGCAAGGCACGTTCGCCAAGCGGGCATCGTGGATTAAAACGGGATATCATCATCGTCAAAGCTTGGCTCAGCAGGTGGTTCCGGCTGAGCAGGCGCACGACTTGCTGCTGGCTGACTCGATGGCGCTGCAGATGTCTCATAGGATGCCGCACCGCCGCCCGAGCGAGAATCCAGCATTTGCAACTCATCCGCCACAATTTCCGTGGTGTACCGGTCTTGACCACTTTGGTCTTGCCATTTTCGTGTTTGCAGTCGCCCTTCAATATAGATTTTCGAGCCTTTGCGCAGATATTCACCAGCAATTTCGGCCAGTCGCCGATACAAAACCACACGGTGCCACTCGGTGCGTTCCATGGGTTCGCCGGTTTGACGATCCTTCCACGTCTCACTGGTCGCCACTGTAATATTGGCAACCGCTGTACCATTCGGCATATATCGAACTTCCGGGTCCCGTCCCAAATTACCAATTAAGATGACTTTATTGACGCCACGTGCCGCCATTTTTGCTTTCCCATTTTTTGTTTCATGGACAGTTGATTGTAACTTAGGCTTTCAGGAATCACTACGGCTAATTGCAATCTAGACCGAGAACATCATTGATAAGCCCTCGCGACGGATGAAAAACACCCTGTTCGCCGAGCTTGATGGCTGCCAATGAAACACCCTAATTAACCGTTCGTGGGGCCACGCAAACCAATGGTGCTGAGTAAACAGAGCACCAGCAACAACGCAACTATGGCTAGGTTGCCATGGCTGACTTGCCGTTGTAGCAACCAGCCTGCACTCGTCGCCCCAGTAAAAGCCCCGACAAACTGCCCAGTGGAATAAACGCCCAATGCAGTTCCTTTCAGTGCCTGCGGCGCAATTCTCGA
This window encodes:
- the ssb gene encoding single-stranded DNA-binding protein; amino-acid sequence: MAARGVNKVILIGNLGRDPEVRYMPNGTAVANITVATSETWKDRQTGEPMERTEWHRVVLYRRLAEIAGEYLRKGSKIYIEGRLQTRKWQDQSGQDRYTTEIVADELQMLDSRSGGGAASYETSAAPSSQPAASRAPAQPEPPAEPSFDDDDIPF